A single window of Arvicola amphibius chromosome 15, mArvAmp1.2, whole genome shotgun sequence DNA harbors:
- the Zfpm1 gene encoding zinc finger protein ZFPM1 isoform X2, with protein sequence MEAGEETQAMDISPMEQEAASPEAPAIEDPPSPPREDVSPPTVLAPPESPEGPEDMGAQELEMRPQDEEKEEKEEEAAMASPWSGPEELELALQDGQRCVRARLSLTEGLSWGPFQGSIQTTALSPEQEEPGRAVTLLVDEACWLRMLPQALTEAEANSEIYRKDDALWCRVTKVVPSGGLLHVLLVTEPHSTPRHPVQEPAEPGGPAPVHTDIQLLPQQAGMASILATAVINKDVFPCKDCGIWYRSERNLQAHLLYYCASRQRAGSPASVTEEKPKETYPNERVCPFPQCRKSCPSASSLEIHMRSHSGERPFVCLICLSAFTTKANCERHLKVHTDTLSGVCHNCGFISTTRDILYSHLVTNHMVCQPGSKGEIYSPGAGHPAAKLSPDGLTGFQQHSLMHGPLAPADKAPTLSSGLDSKALAEVTNGETRVPPQNGGSSESPAAPRTIKVEAAEEPEAAHASGPGEPGPQAPSRTPSPHSPIPVRVKAEPSSPTPGSSPGPGELAMAGTLFLPQYVFGPDAGSTTGSATPQASEILAKMSELVHSRLQQGTGNSGAVGTPTGLFPGTKGATCFECDITFNNINNFYVHKRLYCSGRRVPEDTPVVRKPKAAPGPARATPGAAAEADPQRSSPGPGPREEEAGGATTPEAETAGRGSEGSQSPGSSVDDAEDDPSRTLCEACNIRFSRHETYTVHKRYYCASRHDPPPRRPPVLTPAPGPAAPALTAPPVRTRRRRKLYELPGAGAPPPAVGPAPVPVVPAPTTELPSPPRPASASAGPAPTPSPGPVPDGPIDLSKRPRRQTPDPPAPLPALADYHECTACRVSFHSLEAYLAHKKYSCPAAPLRTAALCPYCPPNGRVRGDLVEHLRLAHGLQVAKPAACSGAEPRTPAERAPRDSPEGRAPCSPSPGPENTPSDPTDQGVRTPSKGPTVSAPASGGGGGGHRYCRLCNIRFSSLSTFIAHKKYYCSSHAAEHVK encoded by the exons AGGAGCTGGAGCTGGCACTGCAGGACGGGCAGAGGTGTGTGCGGGCCCGACTGAGCCTCACTGAGGGCCTGTCCTGGGGCCCATTCCAAGGGAGCATCCAGACCACAGCCTTATCCCCTGAGCAGGAAGAACCG GGCCGGGCTGTGACCCTGCTGGTGGATGAGGCCTGCTGGCTAAGGATGCTACCCCAGGCCCTAACTGAAGCTGAAgccaactcagagatctacagGAAGG ATGACGCCCTCTGGTGCAGGGTCACCAAGGTGGTACCTTCTGGTGGACTGCTACATGTGCTCCTTGTGACCGAGCCCCACAGTACTCCCAGACACCCCGTGCAGGAGCCAGCAGAACCTGGAGGCCCAGCTCCAGTGCACACAGACATCCAGTTGCTGCCCCAGCAGGCTGGCATGGCGTCCATTCTCGCCACTGCGGTCATCAACA AAGATGTCTTCCCCTGCAAAGACTGCGGGATCTGGTACCGTAGCGAGCGGAACCTGCAAGCCCACCTGCTCTACTACTGCGCCAGCCGCCAGCGTGCAGGCTCCCCTGCCTCGGTGACTGAGGAGAAGCCCAAGGAGACCTACCCCAATGAGCGTGTCTGTCCCTTCCCCCAGTGCCGAAAGAGCTGCCCAAGTGCCAGCTCGCTGGAGATCCACATGCGCAGCCACAGTG GAGAGCGCCCCTTCGTGTGCCTCATCTGCCTGTCCGCCTTCACCACCAAGGCCAACTGTGAACGCCACCTCAAGGTGCACACGGACACACTCAGCG GTGTCTGTCACAACTGTGGCTTCATATCTACCACAAGGGACATCCTCTACAGCCACCTGGTGACAAACCACATGGTGTGCCAGCCAGGCTCCAAGGGTGAGATCTACTCGCCAGGGGCTGGACACCCAGCAGCCAAACTTTCTCCAG ACGGCCTGACAGGCTTCCAGCAGCACTCATTGATGCATGGTCCCCTGGCTCCTGCTGATAAGGCACCCACCCTATCCTCAGGACTGGACAGTAAGGCCTTAGCCGAAGTCACCAATGGAGAGACTAGAGTGCCCCCCCAAAATGGAGGCAGCAGCGAGTCCCCCGCAGCCCCCAGAACCATCAAGGTGGAGGCTGCAGAGGAACCCGAAGCAGCCCATGCCTCAGGTCCGGGAGAGCCAGGTCCCCAGGCTCCTTCTCGGACACCTTCACCGCACAGCCCAATTCCAGTCAGAGTGAAGGCAGAACCGTCCAGCCCCACGCCAGGCTCCAGCCCGGGGCCTGGAGAGCTAGCAATGGCCGGGACGCTTTTTCTGCCACAGTATGTGTTCGGTCCGGACGCGGGTTCGACCACCGGCTCCGCAACGCCACAGGCCTCAGAGATCCTGGCCAAGATGTCCGAGTTGGTGCACAGCCGGCTGCAGCAGGGCACAGGGAATTCCGGGGCAGTGGGAACGCCTACCGGCCTCTTCCCCGGGACTAAGGGCGCCACGTGCTTTGAGTGCGACATCACCTTCAACAACATTAACAACTTCTACGTGCACAAGCGCCTCTACTGCTCCGGCCGCCGCGTACCCGAGGACACTCCCGTTGTGCGCAAACCCAAGGCAGCCCCGGGGCCGGCCCGCGCAACCCCAGGAGCAGCTGCAGAGGCAGACCCACAGCGCTCGTCGCCGGGGCCCGGGCCGCGAGAGGAAGAGGCGGGTGGCGCGACCACTCCAGAGGCCGAGACCGCTGGCCGGGGCAGCGAGGGCAGCCAGAGCCCGGGCAGCTCGGTGGACGATGCGGAGGACGATCCCAGCCGCACGCTGTGTGAGGCCTGCAACATCCGGTTCAGCCGCCACGAGACCTACACTGTGCACAAGCGCTACTACTGTGCCTCGCGCCACGACCCACCACCGCGCCGGCCACCCGTACTCACACCGGCCCCGGGACCCGCGGCGCCGGCGCTGACGGCTCCGCCTGTGCGCACGCGCCGGCGACGCAAGCTGTACGAGCTACCCGGAGCCGGTGCTCCGCCTCCCGCAGTAGGCCCCGCCCCTGTGCCTGTTGTCCCCGCCCCCACTACGGAGCTGCCCTCCCCTCCGAGACCCGCGAGCGCAAGCGCCGGCCCCGCCCCCACGCCCTCGCCAGGCCCGGTGCCCGACGGCCCCATAGACCTGAGCAAGCGGCCCCGTCGCCAGACTCCGGATCCTCCTGCCCCTTTGCCCGCCCTGGCCGACTACCACGAGTGTACCGCGTGTCGCGTAAGCTTCCACAGCCTCGAAGCTTACCTGGCTCACAAGAAATACTCGTGCCCCGCTGCGCCTTTGCGCACTGCCGCCCTCTGCCCCTACTGCCCGCCCAACGGGCGCGTGCGCGGCGACCTGGTGGAGCACTTGCGCCTGGCGCACGGCTTGCAGGTAGCCAAGCCCGCGGCCTGCTCGGGCGCGGAGCCCCGCACGCCCGCTGAACGTGCTCCGCGTGACAGCCCCGAGGGCCGCGCGCCATGCTCCCCATCCCCAGGTCCTGAGAACACGCCTTCTGACCCCACAGATCAAGGCGTGCGGACACCCTCCAAGGGCCCGACCGTGTCTGCGCCCgcgtcaggtggtggtggtggcggccaCCGCTACTGCCGCCTGTGCAACATCAGGTTCAGCAGCCTGTCCACCTTCATCGCACACAAGAAGTATTACTGCTCCTCTCACGCCGCCGAGCACGTGAAGTGA